A single window of Elgaria multicarinata webbii isolate HBS135686 ecotype San Diego chromosome 17, rElgMul1.1.pri, whole genome shotgun sequence DNA harbors:
- the LOC134410098 gene encoding glucagon receptor-like: MRDASFSQCTSTRILLLLISPVFMESCGAKILEKTLEQWMRYKEECLKKMANDPYPSGLFCNRTFDMYACWPDGSPGAIVNVSCPFYLPWYEKVQHGQVSRRCGLDGHWVLLNGTELWRDHSQCREEMETSTEEEGVHQLMVSLKVLYTVGYTLSLLALVFALLIFTVFRKLRCTRNYIHANLFASFGLRALSVIVKDALLEKMWGKELFEVSDWEALLSHEAAIGCRVAQVVMQYCILANHYWFLVEAVYLYKLLIGAVFSEKNYYTRYLYLGWGTPVAFVVPWMTVKYLKENAECWGVNENMAYWWIIRIPILLASLINLMIFMQILKVILAKLRASQKGYADYKLRLAKATLTLIPLFGIHEVVFIFATDEQTTGILRYIKVFFTLFLNSFQGFLVAVLYCFANKEVKFEMKKKWQLWKLDHPSLCCSQ; encoded by the exons ATGAGGGATGCGTCTTTCTCCCAGTGCACGTCAACGcgaatcctcctcctcttgatAAGCCCAGTCTTCATGGAG AGCTGCGGCGCAAAGATTCTGGAGAAGACGCTCGAGCAATGGATGAGATATAAGGAGGAGTGCTTGAAGAAGATGGCAAATGATCCTTATCCCTCTG ggctcttctgcAACCGGACGTTTGACATGTATGCCTGCTGGCCAGACGGTAGCCCGGGTGCCATCGTCAACGTCTCCTGCCCTTTCTACCTGCCCTGGTATGAGAAAG TCCAGCATGGCCAGGTGAGCCGCAGGTGTGGACTTGATGGGCATTGGGTGCTGCTGAATGGGACGGAGCTCTGGAGGGACCATTCCCAGTGCAGGGAGGAGATGGAAACCAGCACAGAGGAG GAAGGAGTCCACCAGCTGATGGTCAGCTTGAAAGTCCTCTACACTGTGGGCTACACCCTGTCGCTGCTGGCCCTGGTCTTCGCTCTGCTCATCTTTACCGTCTTCAG GAAGCTTCGTTGCACTCGAAACTACATCCACGCGAACCTCTTTGCCTCCTTCGGGCTTCGGGCCTTGTCCGTGATCGTGAAGGATGCGCTATTGGAGAAGATGTGGGGGAAGGAGCTCTTCGAGGTGTCCGACTGGGAGGCCCTGCTGAGCCACGAG GCTGCGATTGGTTGCCGTGTGGCTCAGGTCGTGATGCAGTATTGTATTCTCGCCAATCACTATTGGTTCCTGGTGGAGGCTGTCTACCTGTACAAGCTTCTGATTGGTGCGGTGTTTTCCGAGAAGAATTACTACACCCGTTACCTCTACCTGGGCTGGG GAACCCCAGTGGCCTTCGTAGTGCCGTGGATGACTGTGAAATACCTGAAGGAGAACGCAGA GTGCTGGGGGGTGAACGAGAACATGGCTTACTGGTGGATAATTCGCATCCCTATTTTGCTAGCGTCCCTG ATCAACCTAATGATCTTCATGCAGATCCTCAAGGTGATCCTAGCCAAGCTGCGAGCCAGTCAGAAAGGTTACGCGGACTACAAGCTGCG GTTAGCCAAAGCCACCCTGACCCTGATCCCGCTCTTTGGGATTCACGAGGTGGTCTTCATCTTTGCCACAGATGAGCAAACCACAGGAATCCTACGCTACATCAAAGTCTTCTTCACGCTCTTCCTCAACTCCTTCCAG GGATTCCTGGTTGCTGTGCTGTACTGCTTTGCAAATAAGGAG gtCAAATTTGAAATGAAGAAGAAATGGCAGCTCTGGAAACTCGACCACCCAtcgctctgctgctcccagtgA